One genomic window of Solanum dulcamara chromosome 12, daSolDulc1.2, whole genome shotgun sequence includes the following:
- the LOC129876542 gene encoding protein IQ-DOMAIN 9-like isoform X1, whose protein sequence is MGSGYWLKNVIRSKRLKGTSIGRKGDGQSQKEPSRRTNGASVKKHREMGIPSEEKAAIRIQTAFRAYKARKTFRRLKGTSRLRSMTEGPSVKKQASTTLNALHSWNRIQAEIRACRVRMVIEGRLKQKKLENQLKLEAKLHNLEVEWSGGPETMEVVLSRIHQREEAAVKRERTMAYAFSHQNIMSQWRANSNPFFGSSNHDLGKANWGWSWKDRWVAARPWESRITVQSSPKVVNRTASKTPKSYKTQTTKTPGSVKSTSANWKRAMKPRKLSYEAADKLTGHKGFNKIETSIDKQEGGILERN, encoded by the exons ATGGGGTCCGGATACTGGCTAAAAAATGTAATCAGATCGAAAAGATTAAAG GGAACTTCTATTGGACGCAAGGGGGATGGCCAGTCTCAGAAAGAACCTTCAAGAAGAACAAATGGTGCCTCTGTCAAAAAGCACAGAGAAATGGGAATTCCTTCTGAGGAAAAAGCAGCCATAAGGATTCAGACAGCTTTCCGTGCATATAAG GCAAGGAAAACTTTCCGTCGCTTGAAAGGGACATCAAGGTTACGTTCTATGACAGAAGGCCCTTCTGTGAAAAAACAAGCTTCGACAACCTTGAATGCTCTCCATTCATGGAACAGGATACAAGCTGAGATTAGAGCGTGTCGTGTTCGTATGGTCATCGAAGGACGTCTTAagcagaagaagttggagaatCAATTGAAGCTAGAGGCAAAGCTTCATAATTTAGAG GTAGAGTGGAGTGGTGGCCCTGAAACAATGGAAGTTGTTCTGTCTAGGATACATCAGAGAGAAGAAGCAGCAGTGAAGCGGGAGCGGACAATGGCATATGCATTTTCACATCAG AATATTATGTCACAGTGGAGAGCCAATTCCAACCCATTCTTTGGATCAAGTAACCATGACTTAGGCAAAGCTAATTGGGGCTGGAGCTGGAAAGATCGCTGGGTCGCTGCTCGACCATGGGAAAGCCGAATCACTGTTCAATCAAGTCCAAAAGTTGTCAATAGGACAGCAAGCAAGACTCCTAAAAGTTATAAAACTCAAACAACAAAAACACCAGGTTCTGTTAAATCAACTTCTGCCAATTGGAAACGTGCTATGAAGCCTCGAAAGCTATCATACGAAGCAGCTGATAAACTAACTGGACACAAAGGTTTCAACAAAATTGAGACAAGCATTGACAAACAGGAGGGTGGTATCTTAGaaagaaattga
- the LOC129876542 gene encoding protein IQ-DOMAIN 9-like isoform X2 yields the protein MGSGYWLKNVIRSKRLKGTSIGRKGDGQSQKEPSRRTNGASVKKHREMGIPSEEKAAIRIQTAFRAYKARKTFRRLKGTSRLRSMTEGPSVKKQASTTLNALHSWNRIQAEIRACRVRMVIEGRLKQKKLENQLKLEAKLHNLEVEWSGGPETMEVVLSRIHQREEAAVKRERTMAYAFSHQWRANSNPFFGSSNHDLGKANWGWSWKDRWVAARPWESRITVQSSPKVVNRTASKTPKSYKTQTTKTPGSVKSTSANWKRAMKPRKLSYEAADKLTGHKGFNKIETSIDKQEGGILERN from the exons ATGGGGTCCGGATACTGGCTAAAAAATGTAATCAGATCGAAAAGATTAAAG GGAACTTCTATTGGACGCAAGGGGGATGGCCAGTCTCAGAAAGAACCTTCAAGAAGAACAAATGGTGCCTCTGTCAAAAAGCACAGAGAAATGGGAATTCCTTCTGAGGAAAAAGCAGCCATAAGGATTCAGACAGCTTTCCGTGCATATAAG GCAAGGAAAACTTTCCGTCGCTTGAAAGGGACATCAAGGTTACGTTCTATGACAGAAGGCCCTTCTGTGAAAAAACAAGCTTCGACAACCTTGAATGCTCTCCATTCATGGAACAGGATACAAGCTGAGATTAGAGCGTGTCGTGTTCGTATGGTCATCGAAGGACGTCTTAagcagaagaagttggagaatCAATTGAAGCTAGAGGCAAAGCTTCATAATTTAGAG GTAGAGTGGAGTGGTGGCCCTGAAACAATGGAAGTTGTTCTGTCTAGGATACATCAGAGAGAAGAAGCAGCAGTGAAGCGGGAGCGGACAATGGCATATGCATTTTCACATCAG TGGAGAGCCAATTCCAACCCATTCTTTGGATCAAGTAACCATGACTTAGGCAAAGCTAATTGGGGCTGGAGCTGGAAAGATCGCTGGGTCGCTGCTCGACCATGGGAAAGCCGAATCACTGTTCAATCAAGTCCAAAAGTTGTCAATAGGACAGCAAGCAAGACTCCTAAAAGTTATAAAACTCAAACAACAAAAACACCAGGTTCTGTTAAATCAACTTCTGCCAATTGGAAACGTGCTATGAAGCCTCGAAAGCTATCATACGAAGCAGCTGATAAACTAACTGGACACAAAGGTTTCAACAAAATTGAGACAAGCATTGACAAACAGGAGGGTGGTATCTTAGaaagaaattga